The following are encoded in a window of Ignicoccus islandicus DSM 13165 genomic DNA:
- the trpA gene encoding tryptophan synthase subunit alpha, whose translation MLKVDPSKKPWFVAYLTLGYPTWEDFMKALKYLKDKADLIEIGIPPKFAKYDGPTIRKSYEVARANGISVENFDLSEVCEVIEPERLIAMTYFEDVSVDLKGFLKKLCAGGVLFADAVIDYVDKVKEITSEARKFGKDTVYFVSPTTPDHVIREVAELSEPILYLGVRPATGIPLPVGIPNLINRIKSITSKPIVVGFGLKKEEVREAIESGASGIVVGSALVKALSRGLEEFEEVVKEYLTLLGR comes from the coding sequence GTGCTCAAGGTAGATCCCTCGAAGAAGCCTTGGTTCGTAGCCTACCTAACTCTAGGTTATCCTACTTGGGAAGATTTCATGAAAGCTTTGAAATACCTAAAGGACAAGGCCGATTTAATTGAGATAGGCATTCCGCCTAAGTTCGCAAAGTACGACGGACCAACAATAAGGAAGAGCTACGAGGTTGCTAGGGCTAATGGAATTTCCGTTGAAAACTTCGACTTAAGCGAAGTCTGCGAAGTAATTGAGCCCGAAAGACTAATTGCAATGACGTACTTCGAAGACGTCTCTGTTGATCTAAAAGGGTTTTTAAAGAAACTTTGCGCGGGAGGAGTGCTCTTTGCAGATGCAGTAATAGATTACGTCGACAAAGTCAAGGAGATAACAAGTGAAGCAAGAAAGTTTGGAAAGGATACAGTTTATTTCGTTTCGCCCACCACTCCTGACCACGTCATACGGGAGGTAGCTGAGCTAAGCGAACCAATCTTGTATTTAGGTGTGAGACCGGCAACGGGAATTCCTTTGCCAGTAGGTATACCGAATTTAATAAATAGAATTAAGAGTATCACTTCAAAACCAATAGTAGTGGGTTTCGGTTTGAAAAAGGAGGAGGTGAGAGAGGCCATTGAGAGCGGGGCGAGCGGGATAGTAGTTGGAAGCGCCTTAGTTAAGGCCCTTTCGAGAGGTCTTGAGGAGTTCGAAGAGGTGGTAAAGGAATACCTAACTCTTCTAGGTCGTTAA